A single genomic interval of Camelina sativa cultivar DH55 chromosome 11, Cs, whole genome shotgun sequence harbors:
- the LOC104722223 gene encoding fatty acid desaturase 4, chloroplastic-like — translation MAVSLQAKYPLRPITNIPRSRRPSLLRVRVTCSVTTTTKPQPNHEKLVVERHIVKPPLSNEASLLSNKPQPKLVVEQRLANPPLSNDVTLKSTWTHRLWVAAGCTTLFVSLAKSVTGGFGSHLWLEPALAGYAGYILADLGSGVYHWAIDNYGDESTPVVGTQIEAFQGHHKWPWTITRRQFANNLHALARVITFTVLPLDLAFNDPVVHGFVCTFAFCIMFSQQFHAWAHGTKSKLPPLVVVLQDMGLLVSRRQHAEHHRAPYNNNYCIVSGAWNNVLDESKVFEALEMVLYFQLGVRPRSWSEPHSDWTEETEISNNQA, via the coding sequence ATGGCTGTATCACTTCAAGCCAAGTACCCTCTAAGACCTATCACCAACATACCAAGAAGCCGCCGTCCCTCGCTTCTCCGTGTACGTGTCACCTGCTCTGTTACTACTACCACCAAGCCTCAGCCTAATCATGAGAAGCTTGTGGTAGAGAGACACATTGTGAAGCCTCCTCTGTCCAACGAAGCAAGTCTGTTATCGAACAAGCCTCAGCCAAAGCTTGTGGTTGAGCAACGCCTCGCGAATCCTCCTCTGTCCAACGACGTAACTCTGAAGTCGACATGGACACACCGGTTATGGGTTGCAGCGGGCTGCACCACCTTGTTTGTCTCTTTAGCTAAATCTGTCACTGGAGGGTTTGGTTCTCATCTCTGGCTCGAACCAGCTTTAGCCGGTTATGCGGGCTACATTTTAGCCGATCTAGGCTCTGGTGTCTACCACTGGGCTATCGATAACTACGGTGATGAGTCAACCCCTGTTGTAGGAACCCAAATCGAAGCGTTTCAGGGTCACCACAAGTGGCCATGGACAATAACCAGAAGGCAATTTGCAAACAATCTACACGCTCTGGCTCGAGTCATAACCTTCACAGTTCTCCCACTAGACCTCGCATTTAACGACCCTGTGGTTCATGGCTTTGTTTGCACATTTGCATTTTGCATAATGTTTAGCCAGCAATTCCATGCTTGGGCACATGGAACCAAGAGCAAGCTTCCACCTCTCGTGGTAGTGTTGCAAGACATGGGACTGCTTGTTTCACGGAGACAGCACGCGGAACATCACCGAGCACCGTATAACAACAATTATTGCATAGTGAGTGGGGCATGGAACAATGTTTTGGATGAAAGTAAGGTCTTTGAGGCTTTGGAGATGGTGTTGTATTTCCAGCTCGGGGTGAGACCAAGGTCATGGAGTGAGCCACACTCTGACTGGACAGAAGAAACCGAGATCTCCAACAACCAAGcataa